The following are from one region of the Halomonas qaidamensis genome:
- the smc gene encoding chromosome segregation protein SMC — MRLTSIRLVGFKSFVDPVTVPFDGNMTAIVGPNGCGKSNIIDAVRWVMGESSAKTLRGESMADVIFNGSTGRKPISQASIELKFDNRDGGMGGVYAQYAEIAVKRLVTRDGQSNYFFNGQKCRRRDIADLFMGTGLGPRSYAIIGQGMISRLIEARPDDLRATLEEAAGISKYKERRRETENRMRRTQENLERLDDIREELDKQLERLKRQAEAAKRYQELKQQEYRLKGELALVRGRTLRAEQSHQESRVRELEIAVEKDVFGVRQCETRLEQAREQHDELADVLDRHQQQFFETTTRIARLEQDQAHRRSREAQLASDLATARRDLDEQRRISEGDQERLVAIETRLDDLLPEHEALEEQLEALEQTLADATPALEAAEQQWADAENHWRDASREADRSQDQLRDLEQRIARMQAENQRRRQQRGELADITDLRNEHAECQALREESEQRAKAFQTERDQWQHRYSDAKAAYQQATHARDQQRAEFSQHQGELASLKALIDAALTDHDPDLSVALAAHGLVDAPRLGEAISVASGWERVISWLLAPWLNARLVPENQLTALPNALATDWCLIDQTERPISSTQRLNSLVTGAGALSEWLASIHFVETSEDAEALLANLALGESVVSREGVWRGRGWLHQQANGDGVDALLVTRRRFDELDARLTQDEDALTLLDEQCEAASEAIEALEQAREQQAEQERAHAASLQQLAVKEQRLAQRLEHLESRATELDDELAQLQEDEAELTLTLEEQRARWHTAMEQLEAAAEARETSAEHRNYQREQRDRLNQQHAPMKVRQQSLALERERLKAERDSLRAQQNRSSDSEERLSLRIAELEEAREMLVEPDELAAEELEELLHQREQQERRLNDTRQQAQTLAEQLRNDELARQQHERNLEQSREQLQQRRMDVQALALKAATQDEQLAELGHDPNVLAEHLPSDASETAWQERLENTSDKIRRLGAINLAAIEEYDQQAERRNYLEAQHAELTEALETLERAIKRIDQETRVRFRETFEQVNTGLQTLFPRVFGGGAAWLTLTGDDLLETGVAIMARPPGKKNSTIHLLSGGEKALTALSLVFAIFQLNPAPFCMLDEVDAPLDDANVGRYAKLVKEMSESVQFIYITHNKIAMEAAERLMGVTMQEPGVSRLVSVDIDEAAALVD; from the coding sequence ATGCGCTTAACCTCTATTCGTCTTGTTGGGTTCAAGTCTTTTGTTGATCCGGTGACCGTGCCCTTCGATGGCAACATGACGGCCATCGTTGGGCCAAATGGCTGCGGCAAGTCCAATATCATCGACGCGGTGCGTTGGGTAATGGGGGAGTCTTCCGCCAAAACTCTGCGCGGTGAGTCGATGGCCGATGTTATTTTCAATGGTTCCACCGGCCGTAAGCCGATCAGCCAAGCCTCAATCGAACTCAAATTTGATAACCGTGATGGTGGCATGGGCGGTGTTTACGCCCAGTACGCAGAAATCGCGGTAAAACGCTTAGTCACTCGCGATGGCCAGTCCAATTACTTCTTTAACGGACAAAAGTGTCGTCGGCGAGATATCGCTGATCTGTTTATGGGCACCGGTTTAGGGCCACGCTCTTACGCTATTATCGGCCAGGGGATGATTTCACGGTTAATTGAAGCGCGCCCAGACGATTTGCGTGCCACCCTGGAAGAAGCTGCGGGTATTTCAAAATACAAAGAGCGCCGTAGGGAAACTGAAAATCGCATGCGCCGTACCCAGGAAAATTTGGAACGCCTGGATGATATCCGTGAAGAATTGGACAAACAGCTCGAACGCCTTAAGCGTCAGGCAGAAGCAGCGAAGCGCTACCAAGAGTTAAAACAGCAAGAGTACCGGCTAAAAGGCGAGTTGGCGTTAGTGCGCGGACGCACATTGCGCGCTGAGCAATCTCACCAAGAAAGCCGAGTGCGCGAGCTGGAAATTGCGGTTGAGAAAGACGTATTTGGCGTACGACAGTGTGAAACACGTCTAGAGCAAGCGCGCGAGCAGCACGATGAGCTCGCTGATGTTCTTGATCGCCACCAGCAGCAGTTTTTTGAAACCACTACCCGGATTGCCCGTCTGGAGCAGGATCAAGCGCACCGCCGCAGTCGTGAGGCCCAATTGGCGAGCGATTTAGCAACGGCGCGGCGCGACCTTGATGAACAGCGCAGAATCAGTGAAGGGGATCAAGAGCGACTTGTCGCTATAGAGACCCGTTTAGATGACTTACTTCCAGAGCATGAAGCCCTTGAAGAGCAGTTAGAAGCGCTTGAGCAAACGCTAGCGGATGCCACTCCCGCGCTAGAAGCTGCTGAGCAGCAATGGGCTGATGCAGAAAATCACTGGCGTGATGCCAGTCGAGAAGCAGACCGTAGCCAAGACCAGTTGCGCGATTTAGAGCAACGCATAGCGCGTATGCAGGCAGAAAATCAGCGTCGACGCCAGCAGCGCGGTGAATTAGCAGATATCACTGACCTTCGCAACGAACACGCTGAATGCCAAGCCCTGCGGGAAGAATCCGAACAGCGCGCTAAAGCGTTTCAAACCGAGCGAGACCAATGGCAGCATCGCTATAGCGATGCCAAAGCCGCTTATCAGCAGGCCACCCATGCTCGTGATCAACAGCGCGCCGAGTTCAGCCAACATCAAGGCGAACTCGCGTCATTAAAGGCGTTAATTGATGCCGCCCTGACAGATCACGACCCTGATCTAAGCGTTGCGTTAGCGGCGCACGGCTTAGTTGATGCGCCACGGCTTGGCGAGGCGATCAGTGTGGCATCTGGCTGGGAGCGAGTAATCTCCTGGTTGCTTGCGCCATGGCTAAACGCCCGCTTAGTACCTGAGAATCAATTAACTGCACTACCTAACGCTCTTGCTACCGACTGGTGCTTAATTGATCAAACTGAGCGGCCTATTTCATCAACACAGCGCTTGAATTCACTGGTGACGGGAGCAGGTGCATTAAGCGAATGGTTAGCAAGTATTCACTTCGTAGAAACGAGCGAAGATGCTGAGGCGCTGTTAGCTAATTTAGCGCTCGGAGAGAGTGTTGTCAGCCGAGAAGGTGTATGGCGTGGGCGGGGCTGGCTGCATCAACAGGCCAATGGTGACGGCGTTGATGCATTGTTGGTTACACGCCGTCGTTTTGATGAATTAGACGCCCGCCTTACACAGGATGAAGACGCGTTAACGTTGCTGGATGAGCAGTGTGAGGCTGCCAGTGAAGCCATTGAAGCGCTAGAGCAAGCCCGCGAACAGCAGGCCGAGCAAGAGCGAGCCCACGCGGCTTCGCTTCAACAGCTGGCGGTAAAAGAGCAGCGACTAGCTCAACGCTTGGAGCATTTAGAGAGTCGTGCCACTGAGCTGGATGATGAGCTCGCCCAGCTACAAGAGGATGAGGCGGAGTTAACACTCACCTTAGAAGAACAGCGTGCCCGTTGGCATACCGCCATGGAGCAGTTGGAAGCCGCTGCCGAAGCCCGTGAAACTAGCGCCGAACATCGCAACTACCAGCGAGAGCAGCGCGACCGGCTAAATCAACAGCACGCTCCTATGAAGGTGCGGCAACAGTCGTTAGCGCTAGAGAGAGAGCGGTTAAAGGCTGAACGGGATAGCCTACGTGCCCAGCAAAATCGCAGTAGCGATAGTGAAGAACGTCTATCGCTACGTATTGCTGAGTTAGAAGAAGCACGGGAAATGCTAGTAGAACCAGACGAATTGGCTGCTGAAGAGTTAGAAGAGTTGCTACACCAGCGCGAGCAGCAGGAGCGGCGTCTTAATGATACCCGTCAGCAGGCTCAGACATTAGCTGAGCAGCTGCGCAACGACGAGCTGGCTCGCCAGCAGCATGAGCGCAACTTAGAACAGAGTCGTGAGCAGTTGCAGCAGCGTCGAATGGATGTTCAAGCGCTGGCGCTTAAAGCGGCTACCCAGGATGAGCAATTGGCAGAGCTAGGCCATGATCCTAATGTGTTGGCCGAGCACTTGCCTAGCGATGCCAGCGAAACTGCTTGGCAAGAGCGGTTGGAAAACACGTCAGATAAGATTCGCCGTTTAGGCGCCATTAACCTTGCGGCGATCGAAGAGTACGACCAACAGGCGGAGCGGCGTAATTATTTGGAAGCGCAGCATGCTGAGCTTACGGAAGCATTAGAAACCTTAGAGCGGGCGATTAAGCGTATTGACCAGGAAACGCGAGTGCGCTTCCGTGAAACCTTCGAACAAGTTAATACCGGTTTGCAAACGCTTTTCCCTCGGGTATTTGGCGGGGGAGCAGCCTGGTTAACGCTAACCGGGGATGATTTGCTGGAAACCGGTGTAGCCATTATGGCAAGGCCGCCAGGCAAGAAAAATAGCACCATCCACCTGCTGTCGGGCGGTGAAAAGGCGCTAACGGCACTGTCGTTGGTTTTCGCCATTTTTCAGCTCAACCCTGCACCTTTTTGTATGTTGGATGAGGTAGACGCACCGCTAGACGATGCTAACGTTGGCCGCTACGCCAAACTTGTTAAAGAAATGTCGGAAAGCGTTCAGTTTATCTATATCACCCATAACAAAATTGCTATGGAAGCAGCCGAGCGCTTAATGGGGGTTACTATGCAGGAGCCTGGTGTGTCGAGGCTTGTGTCAGTGGATATAGATGAGGCTGCAGCACTAGTTGATTAA
- a CDS encoding cell division protein ZipA has product MELREWLIILGLALVSLIVVDGVRRLQRQRRVPRLDQAVNDLPAAKIEEFNDEIKEAEINWELPNGGARVIKPADYSNLGQKPKLERQEHPGPSRVLSDFRRSFSNSASSAKSKANAHFSWSRKNEPRKNEPLKHEQPSTVGHSTSAKHSSVQLDNASVEHTLGLSAVAEPERREPSVFMADETPNVNAEPQKAHTSAFTDASNSDSSGSGISSADNVSSADNSETQPTSERAENSPLDAGDQVANAEKKQAASPQETVTTDPQMSEETVSEEVNNSSMSSMSAEETAVKTAPTAELSEEQAEPTLRVEPEDAAHHASGVPKRRQLRSDTAGEERELDDDEVDEYRLVDFEGIGRSFKRRLIERRKEKARKKAEKAKRAEALAKQKAERKALEAERKALEAQQRREAKEAADAEKARIAQEQAEAREAAAMAAAAEREAAQHSEPTVSTRDVYDDSYDDSYHDGDNYEVGYDDDAPEIGYRDNVVRTHPTLEKALRHDVNSERARDTLTDAAEMVVISVLSREPEGFDGGKLLELIMACGLRYSREMGVFHRFETESFDSELQFSMVNVLKPGTFPIEEMDEFVTPGITFLMPLPGAEDSSAAFEAMVETAMVVVRHMGGELKDENRSVMTAQTIEFARQRVHEFERRHRLHRQLQAR; this is encoded by the coding sequence ATGGAACTAAGAGAGTGGTTAATCATTCTAGGACTGGCACTGGTATCGCTAATTGTGGTTGATGGTGTGCGCAGGCTCCAGCGCCAACGTCGTGTGCCCCGTCTGGATCAAGCAGTCAACGATTTACCAGCAGCTAAGATCGAAGAATTTAATGATGAGATCAAAGAAGCTGAAATAAACTGGGAGCTGCCCAACGGCGGAGCCCGAGTTATTAAGCCTGCTGATTATAGTAATCTTGGTCAAAAACCCAAGCTAGAGCGCCAGGAGCATCCAGGGCCATCCAGGGTGCTGTCTGATTTTCGCCGTTCTTTTTCAAATTCTGCCAGCTCAGCTAAGTCAAAAGCTAATGCACATTTCTCTTGGTCTCGTAAAAACGAGCCGCGTAAAAATGAGCCTCTCAAACACGAGCAGCCGTCTACTGTCGGGCACTCCACGTCGGCGAAACATTCATCTGTTCAGTTAGATAACGCTTCGGTCGAGCACACGCTGGGCTTGTCTGCTGTTGCTGAACCTGAACGCCGGGAGCCGAGCGTATTTATGGCCGACGAAACCCCTAATGTTAATGCCGAGCCTCAGAAAGCACACACATCAGCTTTCACGGACGCTTCTAATTCTGATAGCTCTGGCTCGGGTATCTCTAGCGCCGATAATGTCTCTAGCGCTGATAATAGTGAAACGCAGCCAACATCTGAACGGGCCGAGAATTCGCCGCTGGATGCCGGTGACCAAGTGGCTAATGCTGAGAAAAAACAGGCAGCATCCCCACAAGAAACAGTAACTACTGATCCTCAAATGTCTGAAGAGACGGTGTCAGAGGAAGTAAACAACTCCTCGATGAGTTCGATGAGTGCTGAAGAAACAGCAGTAAAAACCGCGCCAACGGCGGAGCTAAGCGAAGAGCAAGCAGAGCCAACGCTAAGAGTCGAACCGGAAGATGCAGCACATCATGCGTCTGGCGTGCCTAAGCGACGCCAGCTCCGTTCAGACACTGCTGGTGAAGAGAGAGAGTTAGACGATGATGAGGTTGATGAATACCGCTTAGTCGACTTCGAAGGCATTGGACGCTCCTTTAAACGTCGCTTAATTGAGCGCCGTAAAGAAAAAGCGCGTAAGAAAGCCGAAAAAGCTAAACGTGCGGAAGCTCTCGCTAAGCAAAAAGCTGAACGCAAAGCGCTTGAAGCTGAACGTAAGGCGCTTGAAGCGCAACAGCGTCGTGAAGCCAAAGAAGCGGCAGACGCCGAAAAAGCCCGTATTGCCCAAGAGCAAGCAGAAGCGCGAGAGGCGGCTGCAATGGCTGCCGCTGCGGAACGTGAAGCGGCACAACATAGTGAACCGACAGTCTCTACTCGCGACGTTTACGACGATAGTTACGATGATAGTTACCACGATGGTGATAACTATGAAGTTGGCTACGACGATGACGCACCTGAAATAGGGTATCGGGATAATGTTGTTCGTACGCATCCCACATTAGAAAAAGCGTTACGTCACGATGTTAATAGCGAGCGAGCCCGAGATACGCTAACTGACGCTGCTGAAATGGTCGTAATTAGTGTGCTTTCGCGGGAACCTGAAGGGTTTGATGGCGGAAAGCTGCTTGAGCTAATCATGGCCTGTGGCCTTCGTTATAGCCGTGAAATGGGGGTTTTCCATCGTTTTGAAACTGAAAGTTTCGACAGCGAACTACAGTTTTCAATGGTGAATGTCCTTAAACCAGGTACGTTCCCGATTGAAGAAATGGATGAGTTTGTAACCCCTGGTATTACGTTCTTGATGCCACTACCGGGTGCTGAAGATAGCTCAGCAGCGTTTGAAGCCATGGTTGAAACGGCGATGGTGGTCGTACGCCATATGGGTGGCGAGCTTAAAGATGAGAACCGTAGCGTAATGACGGCACAAACCATTGAATTCGCAAGACAGCGTGTTCATGAGTTTGAGCGTCGTCATCGTCTGCATCGTCAACTTCAAGCGCGTTAA
- the ligA gene encoding NAD-dependent DNA ligase LigA produces the protein MSQPETILLEEISQLRADLDDANYRYYVLDEPKLTDADYDRKLQRLKQLESEYPEVVSPDSPTQRVGAAPAEGFPEVAHAIPMLSLDNAFSRDDITAFAERVAERLECEAGEIEFSCEPKLDGAAVSLVYEQGVLVSGATRGDGRTGEGITSNLRTLRSVPLKLMGDSIPALLEVRGEVIMRHAGFEALNDRAREEGSKVFANPRNAAAGSLRQLDPRITATRPLEFHAYQVARIDMMHLGDGALSNDAMTTHSQQMEKLKAWGFRASAELRTVNGPELVADYCERLGEKRDQLGYDIDGVVIKVNDLRQQRELGFVARAPRWAVAFKFPAQEEVTTLNDVEFQVGRTGAITPVARLAPVTVAGVTVSNATLHNADEITRLGVMIGDTVAIRRAGDVIPQVVRVDIEKRPAEAREIIFPDHCPVCGSDIERLAGEAVARCSGGLYCAAQRKEALKHFASRKALDVDGLGEKLIEQLVDLDWVKTPADLFHLSAEQLQELPRMGEKSSANLVNALDKAKHTTLARFIYALGIREVGEATAANLASHFGTLQTLQEADQTALEAVNDVGPIVAAHVHTFFRQPHNLETLKALLDAGITWQESEVTQGPTPLAGQTWVLTGTMDSMTRDEGKARLQALGAKVAGSVSKKTTCLVAGEAAGSKLTKAEQLGVEVIDEATFIERLAAWEQSE, from the coding sequence ATGAGTCAGCCTGAAACCATACTGCTAGAAGAGATTAGTCAGCTGCGCGCTGACCTGGATGATGCAAACTACCGCTACTACGTGTTGGACGAGCCAAAGCTGACCGATGCAGATTATGACCGCAAGCTGCAGCGGTTGAAGCAGCTGGAATCTGAATACCCTGAGGTAGTGTCACCTGATTCCCCTACTCAGCGGGTAGGGGCCGCGCCAGCAGAAGGGTTTCCTGAAGTTGCTCATGCGATTCCGATGCTGTCGTTAGATAACGCTTTTAGCCGTGACGACATTACGGCGTTTGCCGAGCGTGTTGCTGAACGCTTGGAGTGTGAGGCTGGGGAGATTGAATTTAGCTGTGAGCCGAAGCTCGACGGTGCTGCAGTCTCGCTAGTGTACGAGCAGGGCGTACTGGTTAGTGGCGCGACCCGTGGCGATGGCCGTACGGGGGAAGGTATTACATCGAATTTGCGAACCTTACGGTCTGTTCCGTTAAAGCTAATGGGTGACAGCATTCCAGCGCTGTTAGAAGTACGTGGCGAAGTCATTATGCGCCACGCGGGTTTTGAAGCGCTCAATGATCGAGCCAGGGAAGAAGGCAGCAAAGTATTCGCTAACCCGCGTAATGCGGCGGCTGGCAGCCTACGTCAGCTTGATCCGCGAATTACCGCAACTCGCCCATTAGAGTTTCATGCTTATCAAGTTGCCCGCATCGATATGATGCATTTGGGTGACGGCGCGCTTAGCAATGACGCAATGACAACCCATAGCCAGCAAATGGAAAAGCTCAAAGCGTGGGGCTTTCGCGCAAGCGCCGAACTTCGGACTGTCAATGGCCCTGAGTTGGTAGCCGATTACTGCGAGCGGCTGGGTGAAAAGCGCGACCAGTTGGGTTACGACATTGATGGCGTCGTGATTAAAGTAAACGACCTACGCCAGCAGCGAGAACTTGGCTTTGTCGCGCGCGCGCCACGCTGGGCGGTAGCGTTTAAGTTTCCTGCCCAGGAAGAAGTCACAACGCTAAACGATGTGGAATTTCAGGTAGGCCGTACCGGTGCAATTACCCCGGTTGCTAGGCTAGCGCCGGTCACTGTTGCCGGTGTGACGGTATCGAACGCTACGCTGCATAATGCTGATGAGATCACTCGCTTAGGTGTGATGATTGGCGATACGGTGGCCATCCGGCGTGCAGGTGACGTGATTCCGCAGGTGGTGCGGGTAGATATCGAAAAGCGTCCGGCCGAGGCGCGAGAAATTATTTTTCCCGACCACTGTCCGGTGTGCGGTTCAGATATTGAACGGCTGGCAGGTGAGGCGGTCGCTCGCTGCTCGGGTGGGCTTTATTGTGCCGCACAGCGCAAAGAGGCCCTGAAGCATTTCGCCAGTCGTAAAGCGTTAGATGTGGATGGATTGGGTGAAAAGCTGATTGAACAGCTGGTGGACCTGGACTGGGTGAAAACACCGGCGGACTTATTTCACCTATCCGCTGAGCAGCTTCAGGAGTTGCCACGCATGGGTGAAAAGTCCTCGGCCAACTTAGTAAATGCCTTGGATAAGGCCAAGCACACCACGCTGGCACGCTTCATTTACGCCTTGGGTATTCGGGAAGTAGGCGAAGCCACAGCGGCAAACTTAGCCAGCCACTTTGGTACTCTGCAGACCCTGCAAGAAGCTGATCAAACAGCGCTGGAAGCGGTTAATGATGTTGGCCCGATTGTCGCCGCTCATGTTCACACCTTTTTTCGTCAGCCCCATAACCTAGAAACGCTGAAAGCCTTACTTGATGCAGGTATCACTTGGCAGGAGAGTGAAGTAACGCAAGGCCCAACGCCCTTAGCAGGTCAAACCTGGGTGCTCACTGGTACGATGGACAGTATGACCCGCGATGAAGGAAAAGCGCGGTTACAAGCACTAGGCGCTAAAGTGGCAGGCAGTGTTTCCAAGAAAACCACCTGTCTTGTGGCAGGCGAGGCCGCAGGCAGTAAGTTAACCAAAGCAGAGCAACTGGGCGTTGAAGTGATCGATGAAGCCACCTTTATCGAGCGTCTAGCTGCCTGGGAGCAGAGTGAATGA
- a CDS encoding YheU family protein, protein MSRFIEVPARLLPPETLDALLEAFVTRQGYDTTDTGAGMNGWVAELKQQLERHELIIAHDLELEMTEVMTLAQWRSFGRDLADDEEEGDY, encoded by the coding sequence ATGAGCCGTTTTATAGAAGTGCCCGCGCGACTACTACCGCCGGAAACGCTGGATGCGTTGCTTGAAGCATTTGTGACTCGTCAGGGGTATGACACCACTGATACTGGCGCAGGTATGAATGGCTGGGTAGCCGAGCTTAAACAGCAGCTTGAGCGTCACGAGTTGATTATTGCTCACGACCTAGAATTGGAAATGACCGAAGTGATGACCCTCGCCCAGTGGCGCTCCTTTGGGCGAGATCTTGCCGACGATGAGGAAGAGGGCGATTACTGA
- the mnmC gene encoding bifunctional tRNA (5-methylaminomethyl-2-thiouridine)(34)-methyltransferase MnmD/FAD-dependent 5-carboxymethylaminomethyl-2-thiouridine(34) oxidoreductase MnmC, with translation MTQRSTDLPPLLALSAPSLTWDETSPHSDAFDDVYFSREDGRAETEHVFLGANHLPERFANWQHHRAFVIGETGFGTGLNMLCAWACFEQHAQSTARLHLLSTEKYPLDRTSLERALNAWPSLAHYAQVLCAQWPEPVSGIHRLHLSDRVTLDLHFGDTTERLNLLDGQVDAWFLDGFAPAKNPAMWQPELFDAMAARSRPGATFATFTCAGVVKRGLKAAGFSWQKVPGFGRKREMLAGYIDTPPKDTRRQSTPWFMPPTDKPANHVVVIGAGMAGCSVAAALAKRGIKVTVIERDAPGAGGSGNRQGALYVKLAAETNHQSRFYLSGLLYSQRWLSQQAFTSPQETPLWQPCGVVQLALSDKEATRQQRFMARHPLPEAVVSAQSETLSELVGLPITAGHGLFYPQAGWVRPKLLCKHLLQHANITLHHGEVANLQPHDSAWQVELASSETLTADHVVVANASLANRFEQTAALPLQQVRGQVSEMKLPEGVQGPQRVVCAGGYVSPPVEGVLTFGASFMPNNATSDVTTADHQRNIDELRQTLPEWVATLETAGVALSPDTLAGRAAVRAASPDKSPYAGPVPHADAWQQDYVALQKDASNVPDTQGEHHSGLWISTAHGSRGLSSAPLCAEVIASRLCDDPMPLELTLVDHLHPGRRIISALIRAQ, from the coding sequence GTGACCCAACGCTCCACTGACCTGCCTCCGCTCTTGGCATTAAGCGCCCCTTCACTCACTTGGGACGAGACGTCGCCCCATTCAGACGCTTTCGACGATGTGTATTTTTCTAGGGAAGATGGCCGGGCTGAAACCGAGCACGTTTTCCTGGGGGCGAATCACCTCCCCGAGCGCTTTGCGAATTGGCAACACCACCGCGCGTTTGTGATTGGCGAAACAGGCTTTGGCACCGGACTTAATATGCTGTGCGCATGGGCCTGTTTTGAACAGCACGCACAGAGTACTGCGCGCCTGCATTTGTTATCCACCGAGAAATACCCTCTTGATCGGACGTCTCTTGAGCGCGCGTTAAACGCCTGGCCTTCTTTGGCGCACTACGCACAGGTGCTATGCGCCCAGTGGCCAGAACCAGTCAGCGGTATTCATCGTCTTCATCTCAGCGACCGAGTAACCCTCGACCTGCACTTTGGCGATACAACCGAACGGTTGAACCTGTTAGACGGCCAAGTCGACGCCTGGTTTTTAGATGGCTTCGCGCCTGCTAAAAACCCAGCAATGTGGCAGCCTGAACTATTCGACGCTATGGCCGCGCGCTCTCGCCCTGGGGCCACCTTTGCCACATTTACCTGCGCAGGTGTCGTTAAACGAGGATTAAAAGCAGCGGGGTTTAGCTGGCAAAAGGTGCCTGGATTTGGGCGGAAGCGGGAAATGTTAGCAGGCTATATCGACACACCGCCTAAAGACACTCGCCGCCAATCAACGCCTTGGTTTATGCCACCTACGGACAAGCCTGCTAACCATGTGGTCGTTATTGGGGCGGGCATGGCCGGTTGCAGCGTAGCAGCGGCGTTGGCCAAGCGCGGGATTAAGGTAACGGTCATTGAACGCGATGCTCCTGGCGCAGGTGGCTCCGGTAATCGCCAGGGAGCGCTGTATGTAAAGCTAGCAGCGGAAACGAATCACCAGAGTCGGTTCTATTTATCAGGGCTTCTCTACAGCCAGCGCTGGCTTAGCCAGCAGGCGTTCACCTCACCACAGGAAACGCCGCTGTGGCAGCCGTGTGGCGTGGTACAACTGGCGTTAAGTGACAAGGAGGCTACTCGCCAGCAGCGCTTTATGGCACGCCACCCACTGCCAGAAGCGGTGGTATCTGCGCAAAGCGAGACACTTAGTGAGCTGGTGGGTCTTCCCATCACTGCGGGTCATGGACTGTTTTATCCCCAGGCAGGCTGGGTGCGCCCCAAACTACTCTGCAAACACCTGCTACAGCATGCGAATATCACCTTGCACCACGGGGAAGTAGCCAATCTACAGCCCCACGACAGCGCATGGCAGGTTGAATTGGCCAGCAGTGAAACGCTGACCGCTGATCACGTTGTGGTGGCCAATGCGTCGTTAGCTAACCGCTTTGAACAAACGGCAGCGCTTCCATTACAACAAGTTCGCGGCCAGGTAAGCGAAATGAAGCTTCCTGAGGGAGTTCAAGGCCCGCAACGTGTGGTATGCGCGGGCGGCTATGTGTCGCCGCCAGTGGAAGGCGTGCTGACGTTTGGGGCCAGCTTTATGCCTAATAACGCCACGAGCGACGTTACAACAGCAGATCATCAGCGCAATATTGATGAATTACGCCAAACACTGCCTGAATGGGTCGCAACACTTGAGACTGCGGGCGTGGCGCTGAGCCCTGACACGCTAGCAGGTCGTGCTGCAGTAAGGGCAGCCAGCCCTGACAAAAGCCCCTACGCCGGGCCAGTACCCCATGCCGACGCATGGCAACAGGATTACGTGGCGCTGCAAAAAGATGCTTCTAACGTGCCTGATACCCAAGGTGAGCACCATTCAGGGCTGTGGATATCGACCGCTCACGGCTCTCGGGGACTTTCCAGTGCTCCGCTCTGCGCCGAAGTCATTGCCTCACGACTATGTGATGACCCTATGCCGCTAGAGCTAACGTTAGTGGACCATTTACATCCAGGACGACGAATTATCAGTGCACTAATACGCGCTCAGTAA
- a CDS encoding YciI family protein: MLYAIISEDVSNSLERRLAARPDHLARLEKLRDEGRLVLAGPHPAIDTDNPGDAGFSGSLVVAEFESLDAAQAWADADPYIIAGVYAKVIVKPFKKVMP; encoded by the coding sequence ATGCTTTACGCTATTATCAGTGAAGATGTATCCAACAGCTTGGAGCGCCGATTGGCGGCACGCCCGGATCACCTTGCTCGTCTGGAAAAGCTGCGTGATGAAGGCCGCTTGGTTCTGGCAGGGCCTCACCCGGCTATAGATACCGATAACCCAGGCGATGCGGGCTTTAGCGGCAGCTTGGTCGTTGCCGAATTTGAAAGCCTTGATGCCGCGCAAGCATGGGCAGACGCGGATCCATACATCATTGCAGGGGTCTATGCCAAGGTAATTGTTAAGCCGTTTAAAAAAGTTATGCCTTGA